The proteins below are encoded in one region of Chiloscyllium punctatum isolate Juve2018m chromosome 9, sChiPun1.3, whole genome shotgun sequence:
- the ing1 gene encoding inhibitor of growth protein 1 isoform X2 gives MLSPANGEQIHVVNYVEDYLDSIESLPFDLQRNVSLMREIDAKYQDILKELDEYYEKHKRETDVVQRRRILHYIQRALIRSQELGDEKIQIVNQMVELVENRSRQVDSHVELFENCPESNDANNKSSLDRSRNDGATPAEKPNAKRSRRRNNENRENASSNHDHEEASTGMPKEKKAKTSKKKKRSKAKAEREASPADLPIDPNEPTYCLCNQVSYGEMIGCDNEECPIEWFHFSCVSLNHKPKGKWYCPKCRGENEKTMDKALEKSKKERAYTR, from the exons ATGCTGAGTCCTGCGAACGGAGAGCAGATACACGTTGTGAACTATGTGGAAGACTATCTGGATTCAATCGAGTCTTTGCCTTTTGATCTCCAGAGGAACGTTTCTCTGATGAGGGAAATCGATGCAAAATACCAAG ACATCCTGAAAGAACTGGATGAATATTACGAGAAACACAAGAGGGAGACAGACGTGGTTCAGAGGAGGCGGATTCTCCATTATATCCAGAGAGCCTTGATCCGGAGTCAAGAGTTGGGCGATGAGAAGATCCAAATCGTCAACCAGATGGTGGAGCTGGTGGAGAACCGAAGTCGCCAGGTGGACAGCCATGTTGAGCTCTTTGAAAACTGTCCAGAGAGCAATGATGCCAACAACAAGTCCTCACTGGACAGGTCTAGGAATGACGGTGCAACACCAGCAGAGAAACCCAATGCCAAAAGGTCCAGGAGACGCAACAACGAGAACCGAGAGAATGCATCCAGCAACCATGACCACGAGGAGGCAAGTACTGGAATGCCGAAGGAAAAGAAGGCCAAGACTTCCAAGAAGAAGAAGAGATCCAAAGCAAAGGCAGAGAGGGAGGCATCTCCTGCAGACCTGCCCATTGATCCCAATGAGCCCACTTACTGCCTGTGCAACCAGGTCTCCTATGGGGAGATGATTGGCTGCGATAATGAGGAGTGCCCCATCGAGTGGTTCCACTTCTCTTGTGTGAGTCTGAACCACAAGCCTAAGGGCAAATGGTACTGTCCGAAATGCAGGGGTGAGAATGAAAAAACCATGGACAAAGCACTGGAGAAATCCAAAAAGGAAAGGGCTTACACTAGGTAG
- the ing1 gene encoding inhibitor of growth protein 1 isoform X1, whose protein sequence is MLIERRTARPLGPPVQRVRSGRLGADWSGGPSVRRCGQGRLEEAPPTPPFWGPAPSRSREIRHVLGTPRQLVLTRAPPHRLCYVQRECSNILKELDEYYEKHKRETDVVQRRRILHYIQRALIRSQELGDEKIQIVNQMVELVENRSRQVDSHVELFENCPESNDANNKSSLDRSRNDGATPAEKPNAKRSRRRNNENRENASSNHDHEEASTGMPKEKKAKTSKKKKRSKAKAEREASPADLPIDPNEPTYCLCNQVSYGEMIGCDNEECPIEWFHFSCVSLNHKPKGKWYCPKCRGENEKTMDKALEKSKKERAYTR, encoded by the exons ATGCTAATCGAACGCCGAACCGCTCGCCCATTGGGTCCACCCGTCCAACGGGTGCGGAGTGGGAGGCTGGGCGCCGATTGGTCGGGCGGCCCATCCGTCCGCAGGTGTGGGCAGGGCCGGCTGGAGGAGGCGCCGCCCACTCCGCCATTTTGGGGACCGGCGCCGTCCCGTTCCCGGGAAATCCGTCACGTTCTGGGAACACCGCGGCAGCTTGTCCTCACTCGGGCTCCGCCGCATAGACTGTGTTATGTTCAAAGGGAATGTTCCA ACATCCTGAAAGAACTGGATGAATATTACGAGAAACACAAGAGGGAGACAGACGTGGTTCAGAGGAGGCGGATTCTCCATTATATCCAGAGAGCCTTGATCCGGAGTCAAGAGTTGGGCGATGAGAAGATCCAAATCGTCAACCAGATGGTGGAGCTGGTGGAGAACCGAAGTCGCCAGGTGGACAGCCATGTTGAGCTCTTTGAAAACTGTCCAGAGAGCAATGATGCCAACAACAAGTCCTCACTGGACAGGTCTAGGAATGACGGTGCAACACCAGCAGAGAAACCCAATGCCAAAAGGTCCAGGAGACGCAACAACGAGAACCGAGAGAATGCATCCAGCAACCATGACCACGAGGAGGCAAGTACTGGAATGCCGAAGGAAAAGAAGGCCAAGACTTCCAAGAAGAAGAAGAGATCCAAAGCAAAGGCAGAGAGGGAGGCATCTCCTGCAGACCTGCCCATTGATCCCAATGAGCCCACTTACTGCCTGTGCAACCAGGTCTCCTATGGGGAGATGATTGGCTGCGATAATGAGGAGTGCCCCATCGAGTGGTTCCACTTCTCTTGTGTGAGTCTGAACCACAAGCCTAAGGGCAAATGGTACTGTCCGAAATGCAGGGGTGAGAATGAAAAAACCATGGACAAAGCACTGGAGAAATCCAAAAAGGAAAGGGCTTACACTAGGTAG
- the ing1 gene encoding inhibitor of growth protein 1 isoform X3 — translation MRQQSYHSKRRWQVYLLLSALSEDILKELDEYYEKHKRETDVVQRRRILHYIQRALIRSQELGDEKIQIVNQMVELVENRSRQVDSHVELFENCPESNDANNKSSLDRSRNDGATPAEKPNAKRSRRRNNENRENASSNHDHEEASTGMPKEKKAKTSKKKKRSKAKAEREASPADLPIDPNEPTYCLCNQVSYGEMIGCDNEECPIEWFHFSCVSLNHKPKGKWYCPKCRGENEKTMDKALEKSKKERAYTR, via the exons ATGAGACAGCAGTCCTATCATTCGAAGAGACGATGGCAAGTTTACCTTTTACTgtctgcactatcagagg ACATCCTGAAAGAACTGGATGAATATTACGAGAAACACAAGAGGGAGACAGACGTGGTTCAGAGGAGGCGGATTCTCCATTATATCCAGAGAGCCTTGATCCGGAGTCAAGAGTTGGGCGATGAGAAGATCCAAATCGTCAACCAGATGGTGGAGCTGGTGGAGAACCGAAGTCGCCAGGTGGACAGCCATGTTGAGCTCTTTGAAAACTGTCCAGAGAGCAATGATGCCAACAACAAGTCCTCACTGGACAGGTCTAGGAATGACGGTGCAACACCAGCAGAGAAACCCAATGCCAAAAGGTCCAGGAGACGCAACAACGAGAACCGAGAGAATGCATCCAGCAACCATGACCACGAGGAGGCAAGTACTGGAATGCCGAAGGAAAAGAAGGCCAAGACTTCCAAGAAGAAGAAGAGATCCAAAGCAAAGGCAGAGAGGGAGGCATCTCCTGCAGACCTGCCCATTGATCCCAATGAGCCCACTTACTGCCTGTGCAACCAGGTCTCCTATGGGGAGATGATTGGCTGCGATAATGAGGAGTGCCCCATCGAGTGGTTCCACTTCTCTTGTGTGAGTCTGAACCACAAGCCTAAGGGCAAATGGTACTGTCCGAAATGCAGGGGTGAGAATGAAAAAACCATGGACAAAGCACTGGAGAAATCCAAAAAGGAAAGGGCTTACACTAGGTAG